A part of Variovorax sp. HW608 genomic DNA contains:
- the rbfA gene encoding 30S ribosome-binding factor RbfA: protein MPKRKAATPNRAFKVADQIQRDLTELIARELKDPRVGMVTIQAVEVTPDYAHAKVFFSLLVGDPVETTEALNQAAGFLRNGLFKRLHIHTVPTLHFQFDRTTERAADMNALIAQAVASRSKDD, encoded by the coding sequence ATGCCGAAGAGAAAAGCCGCAACCCCCAACCGCGCCTTCAAGGTCGCCGATCAGATCCAGCGCGATCTGACGGAGCTGATCGCGCGCGAGTTGAAGGACCCGCGGGTCGGCATGGTGACGATCCAGGCCGTCGAGGTCACGCCCGACTACGCGCACGCGAAGGTCTTCTTCAGCCTGCTCGTGGGCGATCCGGTGGAGACGACCGAGGCGCTGAACCAGGCGGCGGGCTTCCTGCGCAACGGCCTGTTCAAGCGTCTGCACATCCACACGGTGCCGACGCTTCACTTCCAGTTCGATCGCACGACCGAGCGCGCCGCCGACATGAATGCGCTGATCGCGCAGGCCGTCGCTTCCCGTTCCAAAGACGACTGA